A region from the Sandaracinus amylolyticus genome encodes:
- a CDS encoding putative metal-binding motif-containing protein has product MSKVVIGSGLCVAMVLVACEPDYACGDFVWSEDQGRCVCPMGTTATDVGTCVLSDGGMIFPPGWDGAAPEACPDGRPMRELFEDGDGDGRGRAGSIALRCEGVPIGDDCDDACAECHPGAIEICDGRDNDCASGADDTFACVRGAATECETSCGSTGVAACGADCALPASATCTPPAEACDGDDDDCDGVVDEGVLAFGEPVDWIALAGNHFHVEPRADGLVAVWADHAGVHARLLDAAGAPAGVTVDLASTLDTDQLDTDVRGAVLYVAYSRGTEVYLLSAELPSLAVTAGPRRIATLATPTHGLQVEHTYTTMVFHDAASGSGVRMRSGTNIATDAFSERTAIALSTLDYEVVVPATSIDRTYVVYSGRASEAEDYEIYVQPVTSLGAEGTAHRITDNALHDDRPVVADEGDRLAIAWLQRATTGSGTSSLEVHSIVPTASSPWPAGDEVTIGTVDAFATHDIVPRAGGWLAIVAQRLSTTYSSSVALHPISRDARVAGAPLELESTTVRSLGIGRATVIGTTPWVPLGHATEGREPGFDARPIRCP; this is encoded by the coding sequence ATGTCGAAGGTCGTGATCGGGTCGGGGCTGTGCGTGGCGATGGTGCTGGTCGCGTGCGAGCCGGACTACGCGTGCGGCGATTTCGTGTGGAGCGAGGACCAAGGGCGCTGCGTGTGCCCGATGGGCACGACGGCGACCGACGTGGGCACGTGCGTGCTGAGCGATGGCGGGATGATCTTCCCGCCCGGGTGGGACGGAGCGGCGCCCGAGGCGTGCCCGGATGGCCGCCCGATGCGTGAGCTCTTCGAGGACGGCGACGGCGATGGACGCGGACGCGCGGGCAGCATCGCGCTGCGATGCGAGGGCGTGCCGATCGGCGACGACTGCGACGACGCGTGCGCCGAGTGCCACCCGGGCGCGATCGAGATCTGCGATGGCCGCGACAACGACTGCGCGAGCGGCGCGGACGACACGTTCGCGTGCGTGCGCGGCGCCGCGACCGAGTGCGAGACGAGCTGCGGCTCGACGGGCGTCGCCGCGTGCGGAGCCGATTGCGCGCTGCCAGCGAGCGCGACGTGCACGCCTCCGGCGGAGGCGTGCGACGGAGACGACGACGACTGCGACGGCGTGGTCGACGAAGGTGTGCTGGCGTTCGGCGAGCCGGTGGACTGGATCGCGCTCGCGGGCAACCACTTCCACGTCGAGCCCCGAGCGGATGGGCTGGTCGCGGTGTGGGCCGACCATGCGGGCGTGCACGCGCGCCTTCTGGATGCTGCCGGCGCGCCTGCGGGCGTGACGGTCGACCTCGCGTCCACGCTCGACACTGATCAGCTCGACACCGACGTCCGCGGCGCGGTCTTGTACGTCGCGTACTCGCGCGGCACCGAGGTCTACCTGCTCTCGGCCGAGCTTCCATCGTTGGCCGTGACCGCCGGGCCCCGACGGATCGCCACCCTCGCGACCCCGACGCACGGCCTGCAAGTCGAGCACACGTACACGACGATGGTCTTTCACGACGCCGCATCGGGGAGCGGCGTCCGCATGCGTTCGGGCACGAACATCGCGACCGACGCCTTCAGCGAGCGGACAGCAATCGCTCTCAGCACGCTCGACTACGAGGTCGTGGTCCCCGCGACGTCGATCGACCGGACGTACGTCGTCTACTCGGGCCGCGCTTCGGAGGCCGAGGACTACGAGATCTACGTACAGCCCGTCACCTCGCTCGGCGCTGAAGGAACGGCGCATCGCATCACCGACAACGCGCTGCACGACGATCGTCCGGTGGTGGCCGACGAAGGCGATCGACTCGCGATCGCGTGGCTGCAGCGGGCAACGACGGGATCCGGCACGTCGTCGCTGGAGGTCCATTCGATCGTGCCGACTGCGAGCAGTCCGTGGCCGGCGGGCGACGAGGTGACGATCGGCACCGTCGACGCGTTCGCCACGCACGACATCGTGCCGCGTGCCGGAGGCTGGCTCGCGATCGTCGCGCAGAGGCTCTCGACGACGTACTCGTCGTCCGTCGCGCTCCATCCGATCTCTCGCGATGCACGCGTCGCCGGCGCACCGCTCGAGCTCGAGTCGACGACCGTGCGCTCGCTGGGCATCGGGCGAGCAACAGTCATCGGAACGACACCGTGGGTGCCTCTCGGGCACGCGACCGAAGGTCGCGAGCCCGGATTCGACGCGCGTCCGATCCGCTGTCCGTGA
- a CDS encoding PfkB family carbohydrate kinase: protein MSSMLVVGSVAQDTIHNHLGTHERVLGGSATFAALAASYFTPVKLVGVVGRDFPDSGVQLLRDKGVDVRGLEVVEGKTFFWEGRYSDDLTSRESLKTELGVFASFQPKIPAEHRKTPYVMLGNIDPELQVAVLDQIDAPKLVIADTMNFWISGKPLELAKMLKRVDLLVINEEEARQLAGVHNILKAARALLAMGPRIVVIKRGEYGALLFEGDSVFSAPAYPCEEVLDPTGAGDSFAGGLLGFLAKEDRVDGATLRRAVIHGSVMASFLVEGISVERLVRVTPAEIATRYAAFARLAHFATPAEIGTL from the coding sequence ATGTCGTCGATGCTCGTGGTCGGCTCGGTCGCGCAGGACACCATCCACAACCACCTCGGCACGCACGAGCGCGTGCTCGGCGGCTCGGCGACGTTCGCGGCGCTCGCGGCGTCGTACTTCACGCCGGTGAAGCTGGTCGGCGTCGTCGGACGCGACTTCCCCGACTCGGGCGTGCAGCTGCTCCGCGACAAGGGCGTCGACGTGCGCGGCCTCGAGGTCGTCGAGGGCAAGACGTTCTTCTGGGAGGGCCGCTACTCGGACGACCTCACGAGCCGCGAGTCGCTGAAGACCGAGCTCGGCGTGTTCGCGTCGTTCCAGCCGAAGATCCCGGCCGAGCACCGGAAGACGCCGTACGTGATGCTCGGCAACATCGATCCCGAGCTGCAGGTCGCGGTGCTCGATCAGATCGACGCGCCGAAGCTGGTGATCGCGGACACGATGAACTTCTGGATCTCGGGCAAGCCGCTCGAGCTCGCCAAGATGCTGAAGCGCGTCGACCTGCTCGTGATCAACGAGGAGGAAGCGCGCCAGCTCGCGGGCGTGCACAACATCCTCAAGGCGGCGCGCGCGCTGCTCGCGATGGGACCGCGCATCGTCGTCATCAAGCGCGGCGAGTACGGCGCGCTGCTCTTCGAGGGCGACAGCGTCTTCAGCGCGCCGGCGTACCCGTGCGAAGAAGTGCTCGACCCGACGGGCGCGGGAGACTCGTTCGCGGGCGGCCTGCTCGGCTTCCTGGCGAAGGAGGATCGCGTCGACGGCGCGACGCTGCGCCGCGCGGTGATCCACGGCTCGGTGATGGCGTCGTTCCTCGTCGAGGGGATCTCGGTCGAGCGCCTCGTGCGCGTGACGCCCGCGGAGATCGCGACGCGCTACGCGGCGTTCGCGCGGCTCGCGCACTTCGCGACGCCGGCCGAGATCGGCACGCTCTGA
- the mtnP gene encoding S-methyl-5'-thioadenosine phosphorylase, producing the protein MTTRIVGVIGGSGLYEMDGLVDRGEHRVSTTFGDPSDVVIAGTLGETRLLFLPRHGRGHRIPPHRINYRANLLALKQLGAEQVISISAVGSMQEDIHPGDVVLVDQFIDRTRSRPTTYFDDDGVVAHVEFADPIDAALQDALYRAALEVGVRARRGGTYVCIEGPQFSTRAESDLYRSWGTTVIGMTNLPEARLAREAELPYATVALVTDYDCWRREEAAVSVDAVLAVLKKNVGTAQAMLRAVASKIPDPAQSPATNAMRHALITPPSHISAAAKEKLAALIGRHLS; encoded by the coding sequence ATGACGACCCGAATCGTCGGCGTGATCGGAGGCAGCGGCCTCTACGAGATGGATGGGCTCGTCGATCGCGGCGAGCACCGTGTCAGCACGACGTTCGGCGATCCGTCCGACGTCGTGATCGCGGGAACGTTGGGCGAGACGCGCTTGCTGTTCCTGCCGCGCCACGGGCGCGGTCACCGCATCCCGCCGCACCGCATCAACTACCGCGCGAACCTCCTCGCGCTGAAGCAGCTCGGCGCCGAGCAGGTGATCAGCATCAGCGCCGTCGGCTCGATGCAGGAAGACATCCACCCCGGCGACGTGGTGCTCGTCGATCAGTTCATCGATCGCACGCGCAGCCGCCCGACCACGTACTTCGACGACGACGGAGTGGTCGCGCACGTCGAGTTCGCGGATCCGATCGACGCAGCGCTGCAGGACGCGCTCTATCGCGCCGCGCTCGAGGTCGGCGTCCGCGCGCGCCGCGGCGGCACCTACGTGTGCATCGAGGGCCCGCAGTTCTCGACGCGCGCCGAGAGCGATCTCTATCGGAGCTGGGGCACGACCGTCATCGGGATGACGAACCTCCCCGAGGCGCGCCTCGCGCGCGAGGCCGAGCTTCCCTACGCGACCGTCGCGCTCGTGACGGACTACGACTGCTGGCGTCGCGAGGAGGCCGCGGTGAGCGTCGATGCAGTGCTCGCCGTGCTCAAGAAGAACGTCGGGACCGCGCAGGCGATGCTGCGCGCGGTCGCGTCGAAGATCCCGGATCCCGCGCAGAGCCCCGCGACGAACGCGATGCGGCACGCGCTGATCACCCCGCCCTCGCACATCTCGGCAGCGGCCAAGGAGAAGCTCGCGGCCCTCATCGGCCGTCATCTTTCGTAG